The following proteins are co-located in the Flammeovirga kamogawensis genome:
- a CDS encoding RNA polymerase sigma factor — protein MSSDFYTTFIQPHSGIIIKICRAYTNTQEDFEDYFQEVCLQIWKSKNNFNQEADWSTWVYRIALNVNLTLLKKKKNNSQNFASDYLPVEMQEDSKAFVDEDLELLYDAIRKLSEIDRAVILLYLEEKSYKEIAETFNATTNNIGVRIKRIKQRLKKLLDGKVN, from the coding sequence GTGAGCAGTGATTTCTATACTACATTTATTCAACCACATAGTGGGATAATTATTAAAATATGCCGAGCATATACAAATACTCAAGAAGATTTTGAGGATTACTTTCAAGAGGTATGCTTACAAATATGGAAAAGTAAAAATAACTTTAATCAAGAAGCTGATTGGTCTACTTGGGTGTATAGAATAGCCTTGAATGTAAATCTGACTTTACTCAAAAAAAAGAAAAATAACAGCCAAAATTTCGCCAGTGATTATCTCCCTGTTGAAATGCAAGAAGACAGTAAAGCATTTGTAGATGAAGACCTAGAGTTACTTTATGATGCTATTAGAAAACTATCAGAAATAGATAGAGCTGTTATTTTACTTTACTTGGAAGAGAAGTCTTACAAAGAAATTGCTGAAACATTTAACGCTACTACTAATAATATCGGAGTACGCATAAAAAGAATTAAACAACGCTTAAAAAAATTATTAGATGGAAAAGTCAATTGA
- a CDS encoding sodium:solute symporter, with product MSATTVALVILLYFGFLMLISKLTSVSGEGQSESFFIANRSSKWYLVAYGMVGATLSGVTFISVPGTVATSGWSYLQFMMGNMVGYVVIAYVLIPLFYSQKLISIYEYLKDRFGVKSYKTGSFFFMLSQTIGASFRLYLAALVLQLAFFDAYNIPFWVAVLVTIFLIWLYTFKGGIKTIVWTDTLQTTFLLLAAIWTIYTIYNSLNMSVDSMFSTVYESKMSDIFVWDWKAGNFFWKQFLAGIFITISMNGLDQNIMQKNLTCKNVSEAQKNVLWFALAFFIATVVFLFLGVLLYEFAAYNAISLPTRSDELYPMLALHHFGLFTAIVFLLGIIAAAFSSADSALTALTTAFCIDFLNLNEEEDTSIKNKKRKLVHVMFSFILFLVIVGFRLLNDDSVVSSVFKAAGYTYGPLLGLFVFGIFTKKKINDNYVLIVCLLSPVLSYILNIYSTELLFGYQFGFEILLVNAGFTMLGLTLISKK from the coding sequence ATGTCAGCAACTACAGTAGCGTTAGTAATACTTTTGTACTTCGGTTTTTTAATGCTTATCTCTAAATTAACTTCTGTCTCAGGAGAAGGGCAATCGGAATCATTTTTCATCGCAAATAGATCATCAAAATGGTATTTGGTAGCTTATGGAATGGTAGGGGCAACGTTATCTGGAGTTACTTTTATATCTGTTCCAGGAACAGTAGCAACTTCTGGGTGGAGTTATCTACAATTTATGATGGGTAATATGGTGGGATACGTTGTAATTGCTTATGTATTGATTCCTTTGTTTTATAGTCAAAAGTTAATTTCAATTTATGAATACTTAAAAGATAGGTTTGGGGTAAAGAGCTATAAAACGGGTTCTTTCTTTTTTATGTTGTCACAAACAATAGGAGCTTCTTTTAGATTGTATTTAGCCGCGTTAGTTTTGCAATTGGCATTTTTTGATGCATACAATATACCGTTTTGGGTTGCTGTATTGGTTACCATATTTTTAATTTGGCTTTACACTTTTAAAGGTGGTATAAAAACAATTGTATGGACAGATACTTTACAAACTACTTTTCTTTTGCTTGCTGCTATATGGACAATTTACACTATCTATAATTCATTAAACATGTCTGTAGATAGCATGTTTTCTACTGTTTACGAGAGTAAAATGTCGGATATCTTTGTATGGGATTGGAAAGCGGGTAACTTTTTTTGGAAACAATTCTTAGCTGGTATTTTTATAACCATTTCAATGAATGGTTTAGACCAAAATATTATGCAAAAGAATCTTACTTGCAAGAATGTAAGTGAGGCACAAAAGAATGTTTTGTGGTTTGCTTTAGCCTTTTTTATTGCAACAGTTGTTTTCTTATTTTTAGGAGTTTTACTTTACGAATTTGCAGCATACAATGCAATCTCTTTACCTACAAGATCAGATGAATTATATCCTATGTTAGCCTTACATCATTTTGGTTTATTTACTGCAATAGTATTTTTATTAGGAATTATAGCAGCAGCTTTTTCTAGTGCCGACTCTGCTTTAACCGCTTTAACAACTGCTTTTTGTATAGATTTCCTGAATTTAAATGAAGAGGAGGATACATCAATTAAAAATAAAAAAAGAAAATTGGTGCATGTAATGTTCTCTTTTATATTATTTCTTGTAATTGTTGGATTTAGGTTACTAAATGATGATAGTGTTGTTTCTTCTGTTTTTAAAGCGGCAGGGTATACTTACGGTCCATTACTGGGCTTATTTGTATTTGGAATTTTCACAAAGAAAAAGATAAACGACAATTATGTATTAATTGTTTGCCTTTTATCACCAGTATTATCTTACATCTTAAATATTTACTCTACTGAATTATTATTTGGGTATCAATTTGGATTTGAAATATTATTAGTAAATGCTGGGTTTACTATGTTGGGTTTAACATTGATATCAAAAAAATAA
- a CDS encoding acyltransferase family protein — translation MKTSERILSLDIFRGLTVILMILVNNPGSWSSIYAPFQHASWHGCTPTDLVFPFFLFIVGVSISFSMMNVKDDSEKRPAVMKKAIWRGFKLIGIGLFLGLFPFFNFSEMRVPGVLQRIGIVFIITSGLFLYLPKEKILLVFLSILFGYWAVMALVPVPGLEAVDLNDPNGVISAYIDNLVLNGHMWSGTKTWDPEGLVSTLPAICTAILGLFSGILVKENTGVRVVKKLVLYGTLVMVLGLAWHPLFPINKSLWTSSYVLFTGGLGAIFLGLSYWIFDVKKIGRDNVLIAKAFGLNPMAAYVLAEMFARLLGVITIGDETIKGHIFTAILSTGLPAESCSLLYAISYVLLLSIPILILYRKNIVIKV, via the coding sequence ATGAAAACTTCAGAACGAATATTATCTCTTGATATTTTCAGAGGACTTACAGTAATACTAATGATTCTAGTTAATAATCCAGGGAGTTGGTCGTCTATTTATGCACCTTTTCAGCATGCATCTTGGCATGGTTGCACTCCAACCGATTTAGTTTTTCCATTCTTCTTATTTATTGTAGGTGTATCAATTAGCTTTTCTATGATGAACGTTAAAGACGATTCTGAAAAGCGACCTGCTGTGATGAAAAAAGCAATTTGGCGAGGCTTTAAATTGATTGGTATAGGTTTATTTTTAGGCTTATTTCCATTTTTTAATTTTAGTGAAATGCGAGTTCCTGGTGTGTTACAACGAATTGGGATTGTATTTATAATCACTTCGGGTTTATTTTTATACCTTCCAAAAGAAAAAATTCTATTAGTTTTTCTTTCGATACTATTTGGTTATTGGGCAGTAATGGCACTTGTTCCTGTACCAGGGTTGGAAGCTGTAGATCTTAATGATCCCAATGGAGTAATTTCAGCCTATATAGATAACTTAGTTTTAAATGGGCACATGTGGTCTGGTACTAAAACATGGGATCCTGAAGGTTTAGTTTCTACACTTCCTGCTATTTGTACTGCAATTTTAGGCTTGTTTTCTGGTATTTTAGTAAAAGAGAATACAGGAGTTAGAGTGGTTAAGAAACTTGTTCTTTACGGTACACTTGTCATGGTTTTAGGGTTAGCTTGGCACCCTCTTTTCCCTATAAATAAAAGTCTTTGGACTTCATCATATGTATTATTTACAGGTGGGTTAGGGGCAATATTTTTAGGGTTATCCTATTGGATATTTGATGTTAAAAAGATAGGTCGTGATAATGTTCTAATTGCAAAAGCTTTTGGCTTAAACCCGATGGCTGCTTATGTTTTAGCAGAAATGTTTGCAAGACTTTTAGGAGTAATCACAATTGGAGACGAAACAATTAAAGGTCATATTTTTACAGCAATTTTAAGTACAGGTTTACCAGCTGAGTCATGTTCTTTACTATATGCCATTAGCTATGTTCTTCTGTTATCAATTCCAATATTGATTTTATATAGAAAGAACATTGTTATTAAGGTATAA